Proteins from a single region of Streptomyces vinaceus:
- a CDS encoding SMP-30/gluconolactonase/LRE family protein, with amino-acid sequence MLKKLLPATLLTLTTATALTLGAVPAAQAAPAAPAPSPAYASPASDSRVSTAFTLPGAKVYPEGIATDPRTRTVYVGSYADGTVYRARPGARTAEVFLPAGTDGRHTANGLRVDARGRLWVTDSTSGVAVYDTDSGRRLAHFEVAGAGALFVNDLTITPDGTAYLTDSVRSVIYRVTPAQLAAGSGALFPAYDLKGHLTPSPAGSFALNGIVSDPAGRYLLAVDMTAGDLHRIDLRTGAISRVALRGGDLVHADGLDLAPDGTLRVAHNTTNTLTRWQVSPDGTRARLTRTITDPSLQIPTTLTHTPGRTLVVRSQFDKGGPMGEGTPTTFTIASVRGF; translated from the coding sequence GTGCTGAAGAAGCTCCTGCCCGCGACCCTCCTGACCCTGACCACGGCCACGGCGCTCACGCTGGGCGCGGTCCCGGCGGCGCAGGCGGCCCCGGCCGCGCCCGCGCCGTCCCCCGCGTACGCCTCGCCGGCCTCGGACAGCCGCGTCTCCACGGCCTTCACCCTCCCCGGCGCGAAGGTCTACCCCGAGGGCATCGCCACCGACCCGCGCACCCGTACCGTCTACGTGGGCTCGTACGCCGACGGCACCGTCTACCGGGCCCGCCCGGGCGCGCGCACCGCCGAGGTGTTCCTGCCCGCCGGCACCGACGGCCGCCACACGGCCAACGGCCTGCGCGTCGACGCCCGCGGCCGGCTGTGGGTGACCGACTCCACCTCCGGGGTGGCCGTCTACGACACGGACTCCGGCCGGCGCCTCGCCCACTTCGAGGTCGCCGGGGCCGGCGCGCTCTTCGTCAACGACCTGACCATCACCCCCGACGGCACCGCCTACCTGACGGACAGCGTGCGCTCGGTGATCTACCGGGTCACCCCGGCCCAGCTGGCGGCCGGCTCGGGCGCGCTGTTCCCCGCGTACGACCTGAAGGGCCACCTCACCCCGTCCCCGGCGGGCAGCTTCGCCCTCAACGGCATCGTCTCGGACCCGGCGGGCCGCTATCTGCTGGCCGTGGACATGACCGCGGGCGACCTCCACCGCATCGACCTGCGCACCGGCGCGATCTCCCGCGTCGCCCTCCGGGGCGGCGACCTCGTCCACGCCGACGGGCTGGACCTCGCGCCCGACGGCACCCTGCGCGTGGCCCACAACACCACGAACACCCTGACCCGGTGGCAGGTCAGCCCGGACGGCACCCGGGCCCGGCTGACCCGGACGATCACGGACCCCTCGCTTCAGATCCCGACCACGCTGACCCACACCCCGGGCCGCACGCTCGTGGTCCGGTCCCAGTTCGACAAGGGCGGCCCGATGGGCGAGGGCACGCCGACGACGTTCACGATCGCCTCCGTGCGGGGCTTCTAG